The Gemmatimonadaceae bacterium genome includes a window with the following:
- a CDS encoding AAA domain-containing protein has product MTTQGRPGNNDAAAIVGHASDIWIRRLIDDTRANSLLFYRDLQVGTLDLTADPLVLANLLRGDKLSVEQIVNPLIVRDPADPPDTIAQQRKVILEKRASATKALTAIRRKAKANMEEKGIDTLFLAVGMATWPAADGGRPYAAPVVLVPATIEVMGKDESNLRVRVNGEPKLNPVLVYILEKNFRVVIDADSVIKESAQEDDYGVWRVDTNRVIGNILRSMGGESDFTVNEKVVLGNFSFAKMAIVEDIRRNKVALAASELVRGIAGETQSRQNLGKSVFDVSPSELDERPASNEFLVLDADSSQQRAIIRAAAGQNAVIQGPPGTGKSQTIANLIAQTVAEGKRVLFVAEKRAALEAVMKRLSTSDVGLGHITLDLHGASVSRKEVMARIAETLQQIRTTPPVQGNEQIQQEFEAKRSALNAHAKSINEPRLPTHMSLIGMLGALLRLPKEAVTKVRLRGPILERLDLEHAALARRWLREGAAHASLMLGIDPSPWTDAEIRDGTTAQRALDEANHIADDLWPKFESSLNKLTGDLDVALPGSVDDAKELLTLLDDVRSILLSYESKVFDVARNAAAALEPARKGRLHAFWAFLTRADYRDARKLMRGLRKTPASSVVLLQDADKAVEASRRWSGRTLSGNPPRDSIFAAELQASFATLSKSLDPLDALLVMPATTARPIALARERLRRLADDRRTPLLMPTIHRLRDSISEAGLSVLLNDFRASSLPGSVWVERFEYIWLYSTVESVEALDPDLAAFKGKTHQQLVDEFVDIDQKRLRLSADRVRRLHAQSATLAMNEHFDQANLIRAEAAKKSRHIALRDLLRRAPDVLTRVAPCWIASPLSVSQLLEGGKKHFDLVIFDEASQILPEEAIPSLYRSEQVVAAGDKHQLPPTTFFSTSDDDEEPDIDDEERDAKALAGEAVGGYESLLSTLEPFLPPMPLDWHYRSADERLIAFSNQYIYNGHLITFPAATDREVLRLIHVPHDPGLGSQEESSSREVQRVIQEILKHAETRPNESLGVIAMGIKHANRVQAALDRELEIRPQLAEFFALEREDRFFVKNLETVQGDERDAIILTIGYGKSPDGTLPHRFGPLTQDVGYRRLNVAVTRARRRMTVVSSFLAHDIDLNRSGKRGVQLLKAYLEYAASGGHRLTNPEIAGEVELNSFEADIRDALTASGIETRPQFGASSYRIDLVAMHPTKPGRPVLAIECDGASYHSSATARDRDRLRQAHLQRLGWRFHRIWSTDWFFCREEEIARLVEAYREAVEKADRDDAEDSRRWQAEPASEPPVASKPKVEQPTRSEPEPALPERESIEHYYDSELRRYAEWIESDGLLRTDDELLREVFEALPFKRMGPRIRERLTRIISARRRQNAPG; this is encoded by the coding sequence GTGACTACACAGGGACGGCCGGGGAATAACGACGCGGCTGCCATCGTCGGCCATGCCAGCGATATCTGGATCCGCCGGCTCATCGACGATACGCGAGCAAACTCTCTTCTGTTCTATCGCGATCTGCAGGTAGGAACTCTCGATCTTACAGCTGACCCGCTAGTGCTCGCCAACCTGCTCCGCGGCGACAAGCTCTCAGTTGAGCAGATCGTCAATCCCCTCATAGTCCGCGATCCCGCCGATCCTCCTGACACAATCGCCCAACAGCGAAAAGTCATTCTCGAGAAGCGAGCTTCGGCCACGAAAGCCCTGACGGCGATTCGGCGTAAAGCAAAAGCGAACATGGAGGAGAAAGGAATTGACACCCTTTTCCTCGCCGTAGGGATGGCTACATGGCCGGCTGCCGACGGGGGCCGACCCTACGCTGCGCCCGTCGTCCTCGTGCCGGCAACGATAGAAGTCATGGGCAAAGATGAAAGCAACCTCCGCGTTCGCGTCAACGGAGAGCCAAAGCTCAACCCGGTACTCGTCTACATCCTCGAGAAGAATTTCCGGGTGGTTATCGATGCGGATTCGGTAATCAAGGAATCTGCGCAGGAAGACGACTATGGGGTTTGGCGCGTTGATACAAACCGAGTTATCGGTAACATCCTTCGGAGCATGGGCGGAGAGAGTGACTTCACCGTCAACGAAAAGGTAGTCCTCGGGAATTTTTCCTTTGCGAAGATGGCGATTGTCGAAGACATTCGCCGGAACAAGGTTGCCCTTGCTGCAAGCGAGCTGGTTCGCGGCATCGCGGGCGAAACGCAGTCGCGCCAGAACCTGGGCAAGTCTGTCTTCGACGTCTCACCGTCTGAGCTCGACGAACGCCCCGCATCGAACGAATTCCTTGTGCTCGATGCCGATTCGTCGCAGCAGCGCGCGATCATCCGTGCTGCTGCGGGGCAGAACGCCGTAATCCAGGGCCCTCCCGGCACCGGGAAAAGTCAAACGATCGCGAATCTAATTGCCCAAACGGTCGCTGAAGGGAAGCGTGTTCTTTTCGTTGCCGAAAAACGTGCCGCGTTGGAAGCCGTGATGAAGCGACTGAGCACGAGCGACGTCGGGCTGGGACACATTACTCTCGACCTGCACGGTGCATCGGTGTCGCGAAAGGAAGTAATGGCGCGAATCGCTGAGACTCTGCAGCAGATCAGAACCACTCCCCCAGTGCAGGGGAACGAACAGATACAGCAGGAGTTCGAGGCGAAGCGGAGCGCGCTTAACGCGCATGCAAAGAGCATCAACGAGCCGCGACTCCCAACCCATATGTCGCTCATTGGAATGCTGGGAGCGCTCCTTCGACTGCCAAAAGAAGCGGTAACGAAGGTAAGGCTCCGCGGGCCGATCCTCGAAAGGCTCGATCTTGAACATGCGGCCCTCGCCCGCCGATGGCTCCGCGAAGGCGCCGCTCATGCGTCGCTCATGCTTGGCATTGACCCTTCGCCCTGGACAGACGCTGAGATCCGCGACGGGACAACGGCCCAGCGGGCACTCGACGAAGCGAATCACATCGCCGACGACCTATGGCCGAAGTTCGAATCAAGTCTCAACAAGCTCACGGGTGATCTGGATGTCGCGCTGCCGGGAAGTGTGGACGATGCAAAAGAACTTCTGACGTTACTCGACGATGTGCGCTCGATTCTTTTGAGCTACGAATCCAAAGTGTTCGACGTGGCAAGGAATGCTGCGGCGGCATTAGAGCCTGCCCGGAAAGGGAGGTTGCACGCGTTCTGGGCGTTTCTCACTCGCGCGGATTACCGCGACGCTCGAAAGCTGATGCGCGGATTGCGAAAGACGCCTGCATCCTCTGTCGTTCTTCTCCAGGACGCAGACAAGGCTGTGGAAGCGTCCCGTCGATGGTCAGGGCGAACACTGAGTGGGAATCCACCTCGCGATTCCATATTCGCCGCCGAGCTGCAAGCATCGTTTGCAACTCTCTCAAAGAGCCTCGACCCGCTGGATGCGTTGCTCGTAATGCCAGCAACCACGGCACGCCCCATTGCACTTGCGCGTGAACGGCTGCGACGCCTGGCGGACGATCGCCGAACTCCGCTGCTCATGCCGACGATTCACCGGCTGCGTGATAGTATCAGCGAGGCCGGGCTCTCGGTGCTGCTCAATGATTTTCGCGCCTCCAGTCTTCCGGGTAGTGTCTGGGTAGAGCGCTTCGAATACATCTGGCTCTATTCAACGGTAGAGTCAGTCGAGGCATTGGATCCCGACCTTGCTGCGTTCAAAGGGAAAACTCATCAACAACTCGTTGATGAGTTCGTCGACATAGATCAAAAGCGGCTTCGGCTCTCGGCTGATCGTGTCAGAAGGCTCCACGCGCAGTCGGCGACTCTGGCGATGAATGAGCATTTCGACCAGGCGAACCTTATCCGGGCGGAGGCGGCCAAGAAGTCTCGACATATCGCCCTCCGCGACCTGCTGCGGCGGGCGCCCGATGTTCTCACCCGAGTGGCTCCTTGCTGGATCGCGAGCCCGTTGTCGGTCAGTCAGCTGCTGGAAGGTGGAAAAAAGCATTTCGACCTCGTGATCTTCGATGAAGCCAGTCAAATCCTGCCAGAAGAAGCGATCCCTTCGCTGTATCGCTCTGAACAGGTTGTTGCCGCTGGGGACAAGCACCAACTGCCGCCTACGACGTTCTTTTCTACCAGTGATGACGACGAGGAGCCGGACATTGATGACGAAGAGCGGGATGCGAAAGCTTTAGCTGGCGAAGCGGTTGGTGGATACGAAAGCCTTCTCTCAACCCTTGAACCTTTTCTCCCACCGATGCCGCTCGATTGGCATTACAGAAGCGCCGACGAGCGGCTGATCGCATTTTCCAATCAATACATCTACAACGGACACTTGATCACTTTTCCGGCTGCAACTGACCGGGAAGTCCTACGCCTGATTCATGTGCCTCACGACCCAGGACTGGGAAGCCAGGAGGAAAGCTCCTCTCGTGAGGTTCAGCGCGTCATCCAGGAAATTCTCAAGCACGCCGAAACGCGCCCCAATGAGTCACTTGGTGTGATCGCGATGGGCATCAAGCACGCGAACAGAGTTCAGGCGGCGCTCGATAGAGAGTTGGAGATCAGGCCGCAACTCGCCGAGTTCTTCGCTCTCGAGCGGGAAGACCGCTTTTTCGTCAAGAATCTCGAAACCGTCCAGGGCGATGAGCGGGATGCGATCATTCTTACGATCGGGTATGGAAAGTCGCCAGACGGCACGTTGCCGCACCGGTTTGGCCCGCTGACGCAGGACGTCGGTTATCGCCGCCTCAATGTCGCAGTGACACGTGCTCGCAGGCGCATGACCGTCGTGAGCTCGTTCCTCGCGCATGACATCGATCTCAACAGATCAGGCAAGAGAGGAGTCCAGCTGCTCAAGGCATACCTCGAGTATGCCGCAAGCGGAGGGCATCGCCTGACGAATCCTGAGATCGCAGGCGAAGTAGAATTAAACTCATTTGAAGCGGATATCCGGGACGCATTGACAGCGAGTGGAATCGAGACGCGGCCACAGTTTGGAGCATCGAGCTACAGGATTGATCTGGTTGCAATGCATCCGACGAAACCCGGGCGTCCTGTTCTCGCCATAGAGTGCGATGGGGCTTCCTACCACTCAAGCGCGACCGCGCGGGATCGAGATCGACTTCGACAGGCGCATCTACAGCGGCTCGGCTGGCGATTTCACAGGATATGGTCAACCGATTGGTTCTTCTGCCGGGAGGAAGAGATCGCCCGCCTCGTGGAGGCATACCGCGAAGCGGTTGAAAAGGCTGACCGAGACGATGCTGAGGATAGCCGACGCTGGCAAGCCGAACCCGCGTCGGAACCCCCAGTTGCCTCGAAACCGAAGGTGGAGCAGCCGACCCGCTCGGAGCCTGAGCCGGCGCTGCCAGAGCGCGAATCTATCGAGCATTACTACGATTCGGAGCTAAGGCGATACGCCGAATGGATCGAGTCGGACGGGTTGCTTCGCACCGACGACGAGCTGTTGCGCGAAGTGTTTGAGGCGTTGCCGTTCAAACGCATGGGGCCAAGAATTCGGGAGCGGCTGACCCGAATCATTTCCGCGCGCCGCAGACAGAACGCACCAGGATGA
- a CDS encoding 3'-5' exonuclease: MDFRIADSFTSSLSRLTADEQKAAKTTAFDLQINPAHPGLKFHKLDKAKDPNFWSVRVSGDIRLIVHKTAKDILLCYVDHHDKAYSWAERRKLEAHPKTGAAQMVVIHERHQEVVRQIFKEPTQPELKKPTPFARLSDDELLGYGVPKESLAEVRAADEDSILDIATQLPAEAAEALLTIATGGTPQPREVTVGADPFEHPDAQRRFRVITDIDELERALEYPWEQWTTFLHPVQRSLVQKEFGGPARVAGSAGTGKTIVAIHRAAVLARRNPDARILLTTFSSTLASSLAIKLGRLVGSEPRVRERIDVESLDAVASRLYQRTIGPVRNVSHDQLGRAIDEAISRHPDNSFSAAFVRSEWNDVVDAWQLRTWDEYRDVERLGRKTRLPEKQRRMLWSIFVGVRSQLADSESLTRAEVYARLTAHYTEGGKPPYDFIVVDEAQDVSVPQLRLLAAMGRGRSNALFFAGDLGQRIFQLPFSWKSLGVDIRGRSATLRVNYRTSHQIRMKADRLLDSETSDVDGNVDTRTGTVSVFNGPQPVVNEFNDEQQEIQAVGEWLSQVVRDGVKPDEIGVFIRSEAQIPRAEAAVRAGGLSAIVLREDVKSSRNHVSIATMHLSKGLEFRTAVVMACDDEVLPLQERIESIADDADLEEVYETERHLLYVACTRARDWLFVSGVKPVSEFLDDFRSEVGLLRDAS; the protein is encoded by the coding sequence GTGGATTTTAGAATCGCTGACAGTTTCACCAGCAGCCTTTCGCGACTCACTGCTGACGAACAGAAAGCAGCGAAGACTACCGCATTCGACCTTCAGATAAACCCGGCGCATCCCGGCCTCAAGTTCCACAAGCTCGATAAAGCGAAGGATCCAAACTTCTGGTCGGTGCGCGTGAGCGGCGACATTCGGCTGATCGTTCACAAGACGGCGAAGGACATTCTCCTCTGCTATGTGGACCACCACGACAAGGCGTATTCGTGGGCAGAGCGGAGGAAACTCGAGGCGCACCCGAAGACCGGTGCCGCACAGATGGTGGTCATCCATGAGCGCCATCAGGAAGTGGTCAGGCAGATTTTCAAGGAGCCGACGCAGCCTGAGCTCAAGAAGCCAACGCCCTTTGCTCGCCTGTCCGACGACGAGCTACTCGGCTATGGTGTGCCGAAGGAATCACTGGCCGAAGTCCGCGCTGCAGACGAAGACAGCATTCTCGACATCGCGACTCAGCTACCGGCTGAGGCGGCGGAAGCCCTGTTAACTATCGCCACAGGTGGAACTCCTCAGCCGCGCGAGGTCACGGTTGGCGCGGATCCATTCGAGCATCCCGATGCGCAACGGCGCTTCCGCGTCATTACAGATATCGACGAGCTGGAGCGCGCGCTCGAGTACCCATGGGAGCAGTGGACGACATTCCTGCATCCGGTTCAGCGAAGTCTCGTTCAGAAAGAGTTCGGCGGTCCAGCGCGCGTGGCGGGATCGGCGGGAACAGGCAAGACAATCGTGGCTATTCACCGCGCCGCTGTTCTCGCGCGAAGGAACCCTGATGCGCGCATTCTCCTCACGACTTTTTCATCTACGCTTGCGAGCTCACTCGCGATCAAGCTCGGCCGTCTTGTAGGAAGCGAACCCAGAGTGCGGGAGCGGATCGATGTGGAGTCGCTCGATGCTGTAGCATCGCGATTGTATCAGCGAACGATCGGTCCGGTCCGCAACGTTTCCCATGATCAATTGGGCCGCGCGATCGACGAGGCCATTAGCCGTCATCCAGACAATTCCTTCAGCGCGGCTTTCGTGCGTTCTGAATGGAACGACGTCGTTGACGCGTGGCAGCTGCGAACGTGGGACGAGTATCGCGACGTAGAACGGCTTGGACGAAAGACGCGCTTGCCTGAAAAACAGAGAAGGATGTTGTGGTCGATCTTTGTGGGCGTGAGAAGTCAACTGGCCGACAGTGAATCGCTCACAAGAGCCGAGGTGTATGCTCGCCTGACTGCTCACTACACTGAGGGTGGCAAGCCGCCGTATGATTTCATCGTAGTCGATGAGGCGCAGGACGTAAGCGTGCCTCAACTCCGACTGCTTGCGGCGATGGGCCGAGGAAGATCCAACGCGCTCTTCTTCGCCGGCGATCTTGGCCAACGGATTTTCCAACTACCGTTCTCGTGGAAGTCGCTCGGCGTTGACATTCGCGGGCGGTCGGCGACGCTACGAGTGAATTACAGAACGTCGCATCAGATTCGAATGAAGGCCGATCGGCTTCTCGACTCGGAGACATCGGATGTCGATGGTAATGTGGACACTCGAACCGGCACGGTTTCAGTGTTCAACGGACCTCAACCTGTCGTCAATGAGTTCAATGACGAGCAACAGGAGATCCAGGCTGTAGGGGAGTGGTTGTCACAGGTTGTGCGCGACGGAGTCAAGCCTGACGAGATTGGCGTCTTCATTCGCTCGGAAGCGCAGATTCCGCGGGCAGAGGCTGCTGTGAGAGCAGGTGGATTGAGCGCGATTGTGTTGCGCGAGGATGTGAAGTCGAGTCGCAATCATGTTTCGATTGCCACTATGCACCTGAGCAAAGGGCTGGAGTTTCGCACAGCGGTCGTGATGGCATGCGATGACGAGGTCCTTCCATTGCAGGAGAGAATTGAGTCGATAGCTGATGATGCCGATTTGGAGGAGGTCTATGAGACAGAGCGGCATTTGCTCTACGTAGCTTGTACTAGAGCGCGGGACTGGCTTTTCGTGTCGGGGGTGAAGCCAGTTTCCGAATTTCTTGATGATTTTAGAAGCGAGGTTGGCTTGCTTCGTGACGCTTCTTAG